From Campylobacteraceae bacterium, the proteins below share one genomic window:
- a CDS encoding MmcQ/YjbR family DNA-binding protein, whose product MNYEAFNKFCSSLIATSYVNQWGGSHVWKVADKVFAVGGFTNKNKEAFTFKTSAEDFYFLSDLEGYKPAPYFANRGMKWIQKIDNSQEIDEELEEYIKESHRIVSLGLSKIKQKNLGLNQNQE is encoded by the coding sequence ATGAATTATGAAGCGTTTAATAAATTTTGTTCTTCTTTAATAGCTACTTCTTATGTCAATCAATGGGGTGGGTCTCATGTATGGAAAGTGGCAGATAAAGTTTTTGCTGTTGGGGGGTTTACCAACAAAAACAAAGAAGCTTTTACTTTTAAAACCTCTGCAGAGGATTTTTATTTTTTAAGTGATTTAGAAGGGTATAAACCAGCTCCATATTTTGCAAACAGAGGCATGAAATGGATCCAAAAAATTGATAACTCACAAGAAATAGATGAAGAATTAGAAGAATACATTAAAGAATCACATCGTATCGTATCTTTAGGTTTAAGTAAAATCAAACAAAAAAATTTGGGCTTGAATCAAAATCAAGAATAA
- a CDS encoding phage tail protein produces MKKVLSTILLVSGLNLFANNLITISDTKDICKNSLYSIQKGKVNKAFNDVKKFWPLPPAEIDNVAYQTKVQLDMVSKRFGNAIGIDFIRTKEAGKSFLEHTYILKYENTSIRYICTFYKPSDKWLINSIRWDDKTSLLFE; encoded by the coding sequence ATGAAAAAAGTATTAAGCACAATTTTACTTGTGAGTGGATTGAATTTATTTGCAAATAATTTGATAACAATAAGTGATACGAAAGATATTTGTAAAAACTCTTTGTACAGTATTCAAAAAGGTAAAGTAAATAAAGCATTTAATGATGTAAAAAAGTTCTGGCCTTTACCACCCGCAGAAATTGACAATGTTGCATATCAAACTAAAGTACAATTAGATATGGTTTCAAAACGTTTTGGAAATGCAATAGGAATTGATTTTATTAGAACGAAAGAAGCTGGAAAAAGTTTTTTAGAACATACATATATTCTCAAATATGAAAATACATCTATTCGTTATATATGTACATTTTATAAACCTAGTGATAAATGGTTAATAAATTCTATTAGATGGGATGATAAAACTTCACTTTTATTTGAATAG
- a CDS encoding DMT family transporter — MAKNLPLILFAILGIIWGSNFIYMKWASEYLSDIQIVLIRVLFGFIPVLIYAMYLKVLKLEHLKHSFHFFVMSLLATTVYYYFFVKASSLLLSGVVGALSGTIPLFTFILAVIFIKEEKITPLRILGISIGLLGVVLIAKPYDANLLETNIEGVIFAITGSLIIGISFVYAKRFISPLKIHFAALTSYQLGYALLVLLFITDYKGIENILPHTHVFIGLVVGLGLLGTGLAFIIYYYLIERIGAVNASSATYLPPLVALFIAYFFVNENITFVDLLATVLIFSGVFLINAKKKVKA; from the coding sequence ATGGCTAAAAATTTACCTCTTATATTATTTGCAATACTAGGAATAATATGGGGCTCAAACTTTATATATATGAAATGGGCAAGCGAATACTTATCTGATATTCAAATCGTACTAATAAGAGTACTCTTTGGCTTCATCCCAGTGTTGATTTATGCTATGTATCTAAAAGTATTAAAACTTGAACACTTAAAACACAGTTTTCATTTTTTTGTAATGTCCTTATTAGCAACGACTGTTTATTATTACTTTTTTGTAAAAGCATCTTCTTTACTATTATCAGGGGTTGTAGGTGCGCTAAGTGGCACCATCCCACTCTTTACTTTCATTCTTGCCGTTATTTTTATAAAAGAAGAAAAAATAACACCCCTTAGAATCTTAGGTATATCCATTGGACTTTTAGGCGTGGTACTTATTGCAAAACCTTATGATGCCAATTTATTAGAAACAAATATAGAAGGCGTTATTTTTGCCATAACAGGCTCGCTGATTATTGGAATATCATTTGTTTATGCCAAACGATTTATTTCACCTTTAAAAATACATTTTGCAGCACTTACGTCTTATCAATTGGGTTATGCTCTTCTTGTATTGCTTTTTATTACGGATTATAAGGGCATTGAAAATATTCTGCCTCATACCCATGTATTTATAGGTTTAGTTGTTGGTTTAGGATTATTAGGAACAGGTTTGGCTTTTATTATTTACTATTATTTAATTGAGCGAATTGGTGCAGTAAATGCATCATCAGCAACCTATCTTCCACCTCTTGTAGCTCTTTTTATTGCTTACTTTTTTGTGAATGAAAATATAACTTTTGTTGATCTTCTGGCTACTGTTTTGATTTTTTCTGGGGTATTTTTAATCAATGCTAAGAAAAAAGTCAAAGCTTAG
- a CDS encoding helix-turn-helix domain-containing protein, producing MQRKITRDLHINIANKTMSYIYRYIDTAINIDELALSFSISKKHLHNIFKEQLGINIYESIKSIRLQKASNILLTNKYSSITQVANMCGYSSQSSFIKAFKNRFEVSPTQWRNGAYEAYSDKIMENSLLKDSLPNFDTSKVRIVKTQDRLIYYIRQKGYIVKEAKKKWQQLQAFAYTNDLKDYEQIGIYHDNPALTPHDKCFYIAALSSKKKIENTNIPSNTLKGGLYATFDLYAGDREAAWFVKWAYHKWLPTSGFETTTDSSFLIMHKNHFLEDNEIDATFYLPIKSV from the coding sequence ATGCAAAGAAAAATAACACGTGATTTACACATAAACATCGCAAATAAAACAATGTCTTATATTTATAGGTATATAGATACGGCTATTAATATAGATGAGCTTGCTCTTAGTTTTTCTATAAGTAAAAAACATCTTCATAATATATTTAAAGAACAATTGGGTATTAATATTTATGAATCCATAAAATCAATAAGGCTGCAAAAAGCTTCAAATATTTTGCTTACTAATAAATACTCAAGCATCACCCAAGTTGCTAATATGTGTGGGTATAGCTCTCAATCCTCTTTTATAAAAGCCTTTAAAAATCGTTTTGAAGTAAGTCCTACACAGTGGAGAAATGGTGCGTATGAAGCCTACTCAGATAAAATAATGGAGAATTCTTTATTAAAAGATTCTTTGCCTAATTTTGATACCTCAAAGGTACGAATTGTTAAAACACAAGACCGATTGATTTATTATATTAGACAAAAAGGATATATAGTAAAAGAAGCTAAAAAGAAGTGGCAGCAGCTTCAAGCTTTTGCTTATACCAATGATTTAAAAGACTATGAACAAATAGGAATTTATCATGATAACCCAGCTCTTACCCCTCATGATAAGTGTTTTTATATAGCAGCACTTAGTAGTAAAAAGAAAATAGAAAATACCAATATTCCTTCTAATACGTTAAAAGGTGGTTTATATGCCACCTTTGATTTATATGCAGGGGATAGAGAAGCCGCATGGTTTGTTAAATGGGCCTATCATAAGTGGTTGCCCACAAGTGGTTTTGAGACAACTACAGACTCTTCTTTTCTTATTATGCATAAAAATCATTTTTTAGAAGACAATGAAATCGATGCTACTTTTTATCTTCCTATAAAAAGTGTATAA
- a CDS encoding aldo/keto reductase: MPKMIYGTAWKKEETTRLVKEALTFGFRAIDTACQPRHYREDLVGLALQEAFLTGLKREDVFIQTKFTPINGQDQDNMPYLSSDNIIIQLEKSFIRSKENLKVDCIDSYLIHSPFSPMKDFISVYRTMEEYVEVGQVKQLGLCNCYDIQTLSYLYDIAKIKPKVLQNRFYADSSYDKKIREFCKNKNISYQSFWSLSANPHILASREVLILCTKYKKTSAQIFYRFLQQINITPLNGTTSTKHMKEDLDISSFSLETGEINAVLKLLE, encoded by the coding sequence ATGCCAAAGATGATATATGGAACGGCTTGGAAAAAAGAAGAAACAACAAGACTTGTAAAAGAAGCTCTAACTTTTGGTTTTAGAGCTATTGATACCGCTTGTCAACCCAGACATTACAGAGAAGATTTAGTGGGTCTTGCTTTGCAAGAAGCTTTCTTAACTGGTCTTAAGAGAGAAGATGTTTTTATTCAAACAAAGTTTACCCCTATTAATGGACAAGATCAAGACAATATGCCTTATTTAAGCTCTGATAACATCATTATACAACTTGAAAAATCGTTTATACGATCAAAAGAGAATCTAAAAGTGGATTGTATTGATTCGTATTTAATTCATTCTCCTTTTTCTCCTATGAAAGATTTTATAAGTGTTTATAGAACAATGGAAGAATATGTAGAAGTAGGGCAGGTGAAACAACTTGGCCTTTGTAATTGTTATGATATTCAAACACTTTCTTATTTATATGATATAGCAAAAATAAAACCCAAAGTTTTACAAAACAGATTTTACGCGGATTCGTCTTATGACAAAAAAATAAGGGAATTTTGTAAAAACAAAAATATCTCTTACCAAAGTTTTTGGTCTTTGAGTGCTAATCCACATATCTTAGCTTCGAGGGAAGTTCTTATTTTGTGTACTAAGTATAAAAAAACATCGGCTCAAATATTTTACAGATTTTTACAGCAAATAAATATCACGCCTTTGAATGGAACAACTTCTACAAAACATATGAAAGAAGACTTAGATATAAGTTCTTTTTCTTTAGAAACTGGGGAAATAAACGCTGTTTTAAAACTATTAGAATAA
- a CDS encoding DMT family transporter: protein MSNNTLVQNITSTAKQQTIGLFIAFITVLIWSSYTLSLRVGALTPLTLEELTFFRYAIPGLILLPVFLKSMKNYAKVPPLYLLGIIIGSGLPFFIVSGYAMQLTQVAYGSTLIPGTTPLFVTIIAVVIFKQKLPLFRTIGLSIIFCGIVFMLINAGNNLDETLLLGQGLFLFCAMLWAIFTISIRVSGLKPLQVAALSALPNGIFITLWIVITQPELGYSLMPLSELIAQILVQGIIVGIFSGLCFSAAILRIGAEKAAAIGAATPVVATSIAAFMLGEQISMSLLLGMILVISGVLLASGVLHGERVS, encoded by the coding sequence ATGTCAAATAATACACTTGTACAAAATATTACGAGCACAGCAAAACAACAAACCATTGGTTTATTTATAGCTTTTATAACGGTCCTTATTTGGTCTTCTTATACTTTATCCCTTAGAGTGGGTGCGCTTACTCCTTTAACCCTGGAAGAATTAACATTTTTTCGTTATGCAATACCTGGTTTAATACTTTTACCTGTTTTTTTGAAAAGCATGAAAAATTATGCAAAAGTACCTCCTTTGTATTTGCTGGGAATTATTATAGGAAGTGGTTTGCCTTTTTTTATAGTATCTGGATATGCCATGCAATTAACACAAGTCGCTTATGGAAGTACTTTAATACCAGGAACAACACCCTTGTTTGTAACCATAATAGCAGTCGTTATTTTCAAACAGAAATTACCACTTTTTAGAACAATAGGTCTAAGTATTATTTTTTGTGGCATTGTATTTATGTTAATTAATGCGGGAAATAATCTTGATGAAACTTTGTTATTGGGACAAGGACTGTTTTTATTTTGTGCAATGTTGTGGGCAATCTTTACTATTAGTATTAGAGTATCTGGGCTTAAACCTCTTCAAGTAGCCGCACTTTCTGCTTTACCAAATGGAATATTTATCACACTTTGGATTGTAATTACGCAGCCAGAGCTTGGCTATTCTTTAATGCCACTGTCTGAGTTAATTGCACAAATATTGGTGCAAGGTATTATTGTTGGTATTTTTTCAGGGCTTTGTTTTTCTGCTGCCATTTTAAGAATTGGTGCTGAAAAAGCAGCTGCAATTGGCGCAGCAACTCCTGTTGTTGCTACTTCAATAGCTGCCTTTATGTTAGGAGAACAAATTAGTATGAGTTTATTATTAGGAATGATACTTGTGATTTCGGGTGTGCTTCTTGCAAGTGGTGTTTTACACGGGGAGAGAGTATCATAA
- a CDS encoding alpha/beta hydrolase, which translates to MPQYSFEFDFSGFNVKGDKYNDNCNTVILHGAGKSSRARFKKLRHALNKKGLSSMSFDFVGHGESEGELKNSSLEKRFEQAKVTIKQQSPDFSTLIASSMSAYTAIKLTEIFPIKNLILMVPAVYTSKAYTLTFGPSFSKTIREKNSWLNSDAFSILKEFKGNLLIIAAQNDEVIPPLLLERIYSSASSAKSKKLHIIPNAEHRNLFPKIGDFDLSLDLIHTMSKT; encoded by the coding sequence ATGCCCCAATATTCATTTGAATTTGACTTTTCTGGTTTTAATGTAAAAGGTGATAAATACAACGATAATTGTAATACTGTCATCTTACATGGCGCTGGAAAATCATCACGCGCAAGATTTAAAAAACTAAGACATGCATTAAATAAAAAAGGTTTAAGCAGTATGAGTTTTGATTTTGTAGGACATGGAGAATCAGAGGGAGAACTTAAAAATAGCAGTTTAGAAAAAAGATTTGAACAAGCAAAAGTTACTATAAAACAGCAATCTCCTGATTTTTCTACATTAATAGCTTCGAGTATGAGTGCTTACACTGCTATCAAATTAACAGAAATATTTCCTATTAAAAACTTAATACTTATGGTACCTGCTGTTTATACTTCAAAAGCATATACTCTTACTTTTGGTCCTTCTTTTTCAAAAACCATTCGTGAAAAAAATAGTTGGTTAAATTCTGATGCATTTAGTATTTTAAAAGAATTTAAAGGTAATTTATTAATTATTGCTGCGCAAAATGATGAAGTCATTCCGCCTTTGCTTCTTGAACGTATATACAGTTCTGCAAGCAGTGCAAAGAGCAAAAAATTGCATATAATACCTAATGCAGAACATAGAAATCTCTTTCCCAAAATAGGTGATTTTGATTTAAGTTTGGATTTAATTCATACAATGAGTAAAACATAA
- the katG gene encoding catalase/peroxidase HPI, with amino-acid sequence MYNKDWWPNQLNLKILSQHTSAVDPMGEEFNYKKEFEKLDYKELKKDLTFLMTDSQEWWPADYGHYGPLFIRMAWHSAGTYRTADGRGGASSGNQRFAPLNSWPDNVNLDKARRLLWPIKQKYGNKISWADLMILTGNVALESMGFKTFGFAGGRVDIWEPEEDIYWGSEDKWLADERYNKDEHKSEDLENPLAAVQMGLIYVNPEGPNGEPNVVESGKDIRETFARMAMGDKETVALIAGGHTFGKCHGAQDASNVGPEPEAEGILAQGLGWLNKYLSGKGDDTISSGIEGAWTANPIKWDNGYFDVLFAYEWNLEKSPAGAWQWTAINPKEEHLSPLAHDSSKKVKTIMTTADMALRMDPIYAPISKRFHENPEEFADTFAKAWFKLTHRDLGPKSRYLGPEVPKEDLLWQDIVGYADYEMIDESDIKDLKVKILRSELTIAQLVNTAWASASTYRDSDKRGGANGARIRLSPQKDWDVNKGTQEVISKLEVIQKEFNHSSNTKKISLADLIVLSGCAAIEKASFEAGIKIIVPFKAGRTDASQEQTHIESFEYLEPIVDGFRNYEKKKYSISAEELLIDKAQLLGLSTPQMTVLIGGMRVLGANANGNEKGVFTNKPGVLTNDFFINLLDMNNTWKSINEDEREFEATNKISKDIKWIASRADLIFGSNSQLRAICEVYAQEDAKEKFVKDFVFAWNKVMNADRFDIK; translated from the coding sequence ATGTATAATAAAGATTGGTGGCCTAATCAGCTTAATTTAAAAATACTATCTCAACACACTAGTGCAGTTGATCCTATGGGTGAAGAATTTAATTATAAAAAAGAGTTTGAAAAACTTGATTATAAAGAATTAAAAAAAGATTTGACTTTTTTAATGACTGATTCACAAGAGTGGTGGCCCGCTGATTATGGACATTATGGTCCTCTTTTTATTAGAATGGCATGGCATAGTGCAGGTACATATAGAACGGCAGATGGTAGAGGTGGAGCTTCAAGCGGAAATCAAAGATTTGCACCACTTAACAGTTGGCCTGATAATGTTAACTTAGATAAAGCCAGACGACTTCTTTGGCCGATTAAACAAAAGTATGGAAATAAAATTTCATGGGCCGATTTAATGATTTTAACAGGAAATGTAGCTTTAGAATCAATGGGATTTAAAACATTTGGTTTTGCAGGCGGCAGAGTTGATATTTGGGAACCAGAAGAAGATATTTACTGGGGAAGTGAAGATAAATGGTTAGCAGATGAAAGATATAATAAAGATGAACATAAAAGTGAAGATTTAGAAAATCCACTTGCTGCTGTTCAAATGGGTCTCATTTATGTAAACCCAGAAGGACCTAATGGCGAACCAAATGTTGTAGAATCTGGAAAAGATATTAGAGAAACATTTGCAAGAATGGCAATGGGAGATAAAGAAACTGTGGCGTTAATTGCTGGAGGACATACTTTTGGTAAATGCCACGGAGCACAAGATGCATCAAATGTTGGACCAGAACCTGAAGCAGAAGGAATTTTAGCTCAAGGATTAGGATGGTTGAATAAATATCTAAGTGGTAAAGGTGATGATACAATTAGTAGTGGAATTGAAGGTGCTTGGACAGCCAATCCTATAAAATGGGACAATGGATACTTCGATGTATTATTTGCTTATGAATGGAATCTTGAAAAATCCCCAGCAGGAGCATGGCAATGGACAGCTATAAATCCAAAAGAAGAACATCTTTCTCCTTTAGCACACGATTCATCTAAAAAAGTAAAAACTATCATGACAACGGCAGATATGGCACTTCGAATGGATCCAATATATGCACCTATTTCAAAAAGATTTCATGAAAATCCAGAAGAATTTGCAGATACCTTCGCTAAAGCTTGGTTTAAACTAACACATAGAGATTTAGGACCAAAAAGTAGATACCTTGGACCTGAAGTTCCAAAAGAAGATTTACTTTGGCAAGATATTGTGGGATATGCTGATTATGAAATGATTGATGAATCTGATATAAAAGATTTAAAAGTAAAAATTTTACGTTCAGAATTAACTATAGCACAACTTGTAAATACCGCTTGGGCATCTGCATCAACGTATAGAGATTCAGATAAAAGAGGTGGTGCAAATGGCGCTAGGATAAGACTTTCTCCTCAAAAAGACTGGGATGTTAATAAAGGTACGCAAGAAGTAATTTCTAAACTTGAAGTAATTCAAAAAGAGTTTAATCATTCTTCAAATACTAAAAAAATATCACTTGCTGATTTAATAGTATTAAGTGGCTGTGCAGCGATTGAAAAAGCATCATTTGAAGCAGGTATAAAAATCATTGTTCCTTTTAAAGCAGGAAGAACAGATGCAAGCCAAGAACAAACACATATTGAGTCTTTTGAATATCTTGAACCAATAGTTGATGGTTTTAGAAACTACGAAAAGAAAAAATATAGTATTAGTGCCGAAGAACTTTTAATTGATAAAGCTCAACTTTTAGGCTTAAGTACTCCACAAATGACTGTTTTAATTGGAGGAATGAGAGTATTAGGTGCGAATGCAAATGGCAATGAAAAAGGTGTATTTACAAATAAACCAGGTGTTTTAACAAATGATTTTTTTATAAATCTTCTTGATATGAATAATACTTGGAAGAGTATAAACGAGGATGAAAGAGAGTTTGAAGCTACAAATAAAATATCAAAAGATATAAAATGGATCGCAAGCAGAGCAGACCTTATATTTGGCTCAAATTCTCAACTAAGAGCAATTTGCGAAGTTTATGCCCAAGAAGATGCAAAAGAAAAGTTTGTAAAAGATTTTGTATTCGCTTGGAATAAAGTAATGAATGCCGATAGATTTGATATTAAATAA
- a CDS encoding aspartate/tyrosine/aromatic aminotransferase, with protein sequence MLELLNKPKGDPILSVMSAFKNDSSSAKIDLGIGIYKDKYGKTPIMQAVRNASVSIAVSEESKSYIGLVGDENFNTAIQDLVLGKSEANLRASTLQTPGASGALRLLADMIKLARPESRVWLSNPSYINHRTIMEKAGLEVCEYPYLDLETKQVNEALMMKVVETLGENDVLLVHGCCHNPSGADLSFDAWKKIAQLSQKNGFLPFIDIAYQGLGDDLDEDAKGLRFLVDQVNEVLISTSCSKNFGLYRERTGAAIVIAKTQEKAKEVRIHMGELARGSYSMPPAHGAAIVAKILNDDILKKQWNLELKEMRVRILALRHALVESFRIKSDSNKYDYILSHKGMFSMTGLNEAQMLKLQKEHSIYLIPGARINIAGLQTNEVNRVVSSIIAVAR encoded by the coding sequence ATGTTAGAATTATTAAATAAACCAAAAGGTGATCCCATTCTTTCAGTTATGTCTGCTTTTAAAAACGATTCTTCCTCTGCAAAAATCGATTTAGGTATTGGTATATATAAAGATAAGTACGGAAAAACACCTATTATGCAAGCTGTAAGAAATGCCTCTGTTAGCATAGCTGTAAGTGAAGAAAGTAAAAGTTATATAGGGCTTGTTGGGGATGAGAATTTTAATACAGCCATTCAAGATTTGGTTTTAGGTAAAAGTGAAGCAAATTTGCGAGCAAGTACTTTACAAACCCCAGGGGCTAGTGGGGCATTAAGACTTTTAGCTGATATGATTAAACTGGCACGTCCAGAATCTCGTGTATGGCTTAGTAATCCAAGTTATATTAATCATCGTACTATTATGGAAAAAGCAGGTTTAGAAGTTTGTGAATATCCTTATTTGGATCTTGAAACAAAACAAGTAAATGAAGCGTTAATGATGAAGGTTGTGGAAACCCTAGGAGAGAATGATGTTCTTTTAGTACATGGATGTTGTCATAATCCTTCTGGAGCTGATTTGTCTTTTGATGCTTGGAAAAAAATAGCCCAATTGTCACAAAAAAATGGTTTTCTTCCTTTTATTGATATCGCATATCAAGGACTTGGGGATGATTTAGATGAAGATGCAAAAGGACTTAGATTTTTAGTTGATCAAGTAAATGAAGTACTTATATCTACTTCTTGCTCAAAAAACTTTGGTTTATACCGTGAGAGAACGGGAGCTGCTATTGTAATTGCAAAAACACAAGAAAAAGCAAAAGAAGTACGAATTCATATGGGGGAATTAGCCAGAGGTTCTTATTCAATGCCCCCAGCACATGGAGCTGCTATTGTTGCTAAGATATTAAATGATGATATCTTAAAAAAACAATGGAACTTAGAATTAAAAGAAATGAGGGTGCGCATTCTTGCTTTACGTCATGCTTTAGTAGAGTCTTTTAGAATCAAGAGCGATTCAAATAAGTATGATTATATTCTTTCTCACAAAGGTATGTTTTCGATGACTGGGCTTAATGAAGCTCAGATGTTAAAACTTCAAAAAGAGCATTCCATTTATTTAATCCCAGGGGCTAGAATTAATATTGCAGGTTTGCAAACAAATGAAGTAAATAGAGTAGTATCTTCTATTATTGCTGTTGCAAGATAA
- a CDS encoding DUF1330 domain-containing protein, with protein sequence MSAYIIYNYNITNRDKINELGPLSLEIIKKYSAQLVVASPTQILEGSAYSNMVMYKFKSMEDAKDFYNCFESKELKKLRNEITEGFAVLVPEYKTST encoded by the coding sequence ATGAGCGCATATATAATTTACAATTATAACATTACGAACAGAGATAAAATAAATGAATTGGGACCCTTGTCTTTAGAAATTATCAAAAAATATTCTGCACAATTAGTAGTTGCTAGTCCTACCCAAATATTAGAAGGTTCTGCTTATTCAAATATGGTGATGTATAAGTTTAAAAGTATGGAGGATGCGAAGGATTTTTATAATTGTTTTGAATCAAAAGAGCTAAAAAAATTAAGAAATGAAATTACAGAAGGTTTTGCTGTACTTGTTCCTGAGTATAAAACCAGTACTTAA
- a CDS encoding MOSC domain-containing protein, whose translation MSGKIVNFYIAKDSQSEIQSVNEIVLLKDSGIFGDRYSVKKGSFSEQEGEIKPKRQVTLIEKENIDDLNILLETNFDYGLFRRNILVSNCDLNALVGKEFSIGNVVLKGIRLCEPCSLLSKRLNNKKVLKTLIGKGGLRAEIIQGGRLVLSDQIEIR comes from the coding sequence ATGTCTGGAAAAATAGTAAATTTTTATATTGCAAAAGATTCACAAAGTGAAATTCAAAGTGTTAATGAAATTGTTTTATTAAAAGATAGTGGAATATTTGGAGACAGATATTCAGTAAAAAAAGGCAGTTTTTCAGAACAAGAAGGTGAAATTAAACCTAAAAGACAAGTTACTTTAATTGAAAAAGAAAATATTGATGATTTAAATATTCTCTTAGAAACAAACTTCGATTATGGGTTATTTAGACGTAATATTCTTGTTTCAAACTGTGATTTAAATGCACTTGTTGGAAAAGAATTTTCTATTGGAAATGTTGTATTAAAAGGAATACGTTTATGTGAACCGTGTTCTTTACTTTCCAAAAGACTTAATAATAAAAAAGTTCTAAAAACACTTATTGGTAAAGGTGGTCTTAGGGCTGAAATTATTCAAGGTGGAAGATTAGTTTTAAGCGATCAAATAGAGATAAGATAA